The nucleotide window AAAGTTGTACTTCACAAATCTTTTTgtttaaatataaaattttgaattCCCGTGAAATAAGAGACATACATGTTCAAATCTCAAGAgtgatatttttgtatttcttgaatTCCAGTGCCAGAAATTCTAACTCCGCCACCTAGGGGCTTATTTAGAATAGAATCTATGGGTTCATCTGAACCCATAGGTTTGAGGTTTGGCTTAGACCttgtatattttttgaaaaaactaattaaattagTACAAATAATAGATTTTGAACCAAGTAAATTAGATGAGATGATAGAATTTTAAAtctgaacccataaaatttaaattttgaattcgtCTATATTGCCACCAATGGCGGAGACTCGAGAATAGAGAATTGGGTTGGAAGAGAGAACTCACATTTATTGAGACAAGGTAGCGTAGGTATATCAAACAAATTTTCGGAGCCTTCATTGCACTGGCAGTAGTGTTGCGTTCCCTTAACTTCACATTTACCATTAGCACACAATACTAAACTgcaagctgtgagaaaatataataagaaaaacaaaaatggatggATTTACTTTGTTTTATTCGTCTTTAGTGTTCATATAACAAAGCTACTtaacaaaaatactaaaatatacATAGTTCCGTCATCAATACGAATGAGGACATTTGTATGGCGCATTTTATCATTTTAGTCCTtgtcagaaactatttatatttagtatatatatatatacaaaaattatacaaaaaaatcTACACTTTTCcagctattattttgagagcggttatacagtgtcattttttcTTTAAACTTATATAGTCTTTTTCACAAGAAATTGATAAAATATAATATGGGAAATGTTTGTATGATCATTCATTTTTTTCTATTCAAATTATAACGGATCATTTGAAATCAAGTTCCTCAAACAGGGATACGACTTTTgttggaaaaaaaataaataaggaaacgCTGCGAGTTTAATGGAAATTACGGTCAGAAGTGTTAAAGGGTGCTGGAGCTGAAGGTAACGAGGGACTCCCACAACCTAGATTGAGTGTACCTGCAAATTCATAGCAACCCTATCATTAACTGATATTGGAATCAAAGGCGGAACTACCGTTGTAGTTATGATTTTGGTCGAACATAGTAGTTTTGACTCAAAATCTATAATTAGAtggttaaaatattatttaatacgTAAAACCTAATAAGCAAAAAATATTGTGGTCCAAAACTCAATGTCAAAATATTCTAAAATGGAAAGAGACTCACAGTTGGGAACATTGCATGTAGGAAAAGTAACAGGGCCAAGTTGCATTTGTGTCCAACCAGGATCGCAAACGCATTGGAATCCAAGTCCCAAAAAACCTCCTCCCTCTACGCACTTCCCTTTTCCACAGTCCACATGTTCACATGCTCCATCTATTCATCAAAAAATAAAAGGATTATAAGTTTGAGtctcaataaattttattgaattaagcACGGCCTTCTTAGTCCTAGTTGGTTAATATATTAAGAAaaggaaatattttattttttatttttttttacgaaaccgaccaattttagttggttttctttggcgcaaaaatacggaaaattatttttgagtcccgtgaaatttatttttcaagaaaccgaccaactttggttggtttttaatttaaaataaattaaaattaatattaaaaaaatcgaTCGAAATCaatcggttaattcggccggtcattttaaaaaaccaaTCGAATTCGAtcagtaattttatttttttaataaaaccgaccgacattggtcggttattttcgtgcaaaaatataattaaagagtataaatgaaataaaagacagtttaaaaacaaaatgcaccaatggtctagtggtagaatagtattctGCCACAATATAGACCCCATTTTGATTCCCATATGGTgcatttttaattacataattaaaaaaccgaccaactttggtcggttttttgggcaattttttttttaaatttaattgatCGACCAAAGGtcggtcggtaatttccgaccaactttggtcggtatgcccttccgaccttcaaaataccaGCCACACGTTAGTGGTCGcgttttggacggttattggcTATTACAGGCCTATTTTGGTCAGTTTTtttccgaatttctagtagtgattccCCTAAAGATAAATATAGTTGAATTCGAAATTTTAATATTATGGGTTCGGAACTAGTGGTTGAAACACTAATTCCATCACCTTATTTGAGTTATGTGTTTATAATTCAATCATTTTAacaattctaataaattttacACAAATATATTTAGGTTTAGGCAAAACGTTATGAATTCATATGAGAAGAAGTTCTTTGACTTACTATTTAGGGAAGAGAGATGGGATTGAGGACTTTGGTGTGGACCATGCACGACTCCTGATAGAGTTTCTATTAAGTATTTGGAAGATTAATCATTAAATAAGCATATATACTGTAGTAAAACTTACAAATCAAGGTGGAATTTTCTAAGACGACTTTGTTGCATTTCCTATTCAATACGGTTTTAACTTGTGTAAGGACTAAGGAGCCTCGGTTTCACCCAATAAAAAGTTTTCGTTGTTTTGCCTCCTATTTTTAAATTCGGCCAATGTTTCTAAGAAAAATTTAATACtacaaattcattttttttcacTATCGGGAATATAAATGTTTTAAACATATTTATATCACCTAAAATTAAGAAAACACCATTAGATTAACATACCATGCCCTGGAGAAGGAGGGGGTGGAATGGTAGGCTGGGGACTCAACGCCACTCCTTTACAATCTGGTCCGAAAACGCCTGTTCCATTAAGAACTATTTATTTTAGGTACTCAAATATTTGGTGTTAAAGAGAAAAAACAAATTAGTTTCAAATATAGTGTTGAACGCATGGTAGACACTTGACAACAAAGAATAGAGGTGCATCCATTTTTTTTAGAGTTGATAGTATGATATAATTATCATGTACTCTAAGAGATCAGTGGCTGAGAAATCACAATTTAAATTATAATGTTCACAAAGCTTGAATCTCCATAGCCTTTTtattctttaaaattaattacTCCCTCGGAtctactttaattgatttttagatcttttttgtggtccacaatatttgattttttaagatatcaagaaggaattaacttctttttttcaaaattgctCTTGGAATAAAGAACATAtgagtatttgttatattttcaatgaacaaatCAAGATTAATATGGtgaatttcattgttaattagtAATGTTAAAAGGTGATTTTCTTAATGTATGAAAATTAAGTAACACGGATTGGACGAAGTATTtggaaaaaatatacaaattattGTTCATATGGTAAATTGGTGTTTaagattttcaattttttattctTGAAAAAGGGAGAGAATTGGGTTGGAAAATGAAACTTACATTTATCAAGGCAAGGTAGCGCAGACATATTCAAGTATTGGGTGGAACCTTCATTACATTGGCAGTAATGTCCCGTTCCGTTAACGTGACATTTTCCATTACCACACCATACTAAACTGCACGCtgtgacaaaaaataaaaaagcaaacaGAAATACAGGTTACTTTGTGTTATTCGCCTTCAAGTGTTCATATAACAAGTTACTACTGCTAGACGAAAAAACAAATGCAAATATACAAAATTACAAACTTTTTCCTTAACACAGATTTTACAAAGTAAGTACTACTAGTATAATAATAAGTGATCAATTTCCTTTTAACACGCTCATTAAGAAAAATGTTAAATCTTATATAAAAATACCTAGTATGACTAAACTGCCCTTATTAAATATTGGTGACATAGTTATAGTGAGGAGTgagaaaactttttagggatatgcACCTAAGGATAAAAGagtaaaaacaaataaaaaattttCTTAATTACCTAACTGGACACTTATTTTCAACCAAAATGAAAAAGTAAACtgatcacttattgtgaaccggagggagtacCAATTAATTAGGGGAGGGGAGGTGGGGGATAGAGAAACGTTGTGAATTGATAGGGACAACGGAAATTACGGTCTGAGAAATTAGCTGATGGAGGTGGCGAGGGTGCCTGAGTCCCACAATCGAAATCGAGCGTACCTACAATTCACAGCTGCAAGTTATTGAGATACTAAgcaggcgtttggacataaaaaatgTGTGAGAAttgaaaaaagtaatttttttattttagttgaaaaatagtatttgagaattaaaattgtgtttggacatgtattttacttaaaaaaatattactattttgtgaGAGAAAAACATTGTTACTTAAAAAAGAGGTAAAAAAAAAAGCTTTTTCTAATTTGAAACTCATCTTCAAAAATTTAGTTAAACGTATAACCAATCATTGATTTGAAAATAGTttttggaaaaaaggaaaaaacaatcaTGTCCAAACGGCTCCTTAAAAAAACCTATTTCTTGGGAGATTAAGGTATTTTGCCGAATataaaaagtgtttttgaggagtaTTAGAATTCTGCTGTGAAAAAACTATAAACTCGGCCccataaacaaaagaaaagtaaaaggcaaaaatatattttaatcaaTAATTTTTATTTCCAAAACTATCTCTTATTGACTAGGAAAGAGAAATCAACAATAAGGCAAAAATATTCTTATCAATAATTTTAATTTAGAAAACTACAGTACATATGAAATGAGACTCACAGTTAGGAAAATTGCAAGCAGGAAAACTAATAGGGCCAAGTTGCATTTTCTTCCAACCAAGATCGCAAACACAGTCGAATCCCATTCCCAAAAAACTTCCTCCCTCTACGCATTTTCCTTTTACACAGTCCACATTTTCACATATTCCATCTATTCAATATTCAATAAAACATTAGTAACAATTATCTCACAAGCTTAATATCATTACTCAAAATATATATAGGATTGTAATAAACTACAACAAATTAAATAATATCATTTATACCTGCAGATGTAGTTGCAATATTAAATATGGATATAATGATGAAAATGCCGAGGACTACGATATTGGGAGTAAAACCCAAGTTGTAATTtctcatatattttttttcaattggGCTGTCTATCAGAGATTGATCAGCAAACTTTCATCTgtttcttccaaaaattccaatatttatagcaaaatttagCGGCCCAATAATCCGCCGCATGAGGTTATAGATGTATTGGATTGACCACTGAGGCTTTGAGAACCTCACCTAGTTTATTGCCCCATTTGAAAGCTACATTCTTCTATTTTCTCcccttaattttttaatttttgttttttccaGGTGTAAGGGAGCATTTTTCTATGATATGAAATTTGTCCCATAATTTATATTCCTCTTCAATTTTCAGTTTATGATACTAAGTTACTTTTCTTAATTTTACTTTACTTTCTTCaccgttttgttgttttctcatTCATATTGTCACTGCCTCCAAAATATACCCTTTGATAGTAGTCAATCACGAGGAACAATTAAGTTTTGCCCTACCAACAAGAATTGTGGTGGAGTGAtaaatatttcttcaattttaatcaGAAGTCTTGGATTCGAGTTCATCGGTATGGAGTCGCCTTTATTAGGGAACACTTTACTCCCAATGTGGGACTTATTAGTTTCTGGTATCTTCTTACTTGTTGTACTTGTAAATTATAATTCTGGAGAAAAGAAAGTTAGcgtataaacgtaaatataaacgaaacagtaattaattcgagcccactgaattcacagtgtttgcttaaggaatttaatctccTCTTAGTaaccaaggttatggattatttcctcccaggatagaacgaattacacactggtgtagcggtacttcaaaccccagtgtttcagtgaacacaaagttcggtagcaaatcacacttacggttgctttgtttgtagtttttAAATAATGCACAACaaaggaggagaactcagaagtcgaatggaaattctgagaggaaggaatgcaatttATAGCCGATGTTGAGTTCTTACTGAAGAGGATATCAGTAGTTGTGTAAACTGAAGAGGAACGATTTCTTTCTGTGTCTTCAACAAGCTGCTTGCACCATCTATTTATAGTGCAGTTAGCTGCTAAACACGGACCCGCTACCACTCATTTAGtggagcacttggccatggtggacgGAGCACCATGCTGCTAACTAATGGAGCAATCACTTGCTGGAACAAATCCACAGATTGGAACAAATCCACagattggaacatatccgttacaaacacggataatattacgttaatatttactattaacaaataaatttggtccaaaaaattaatcaatcaatcatttgaccaaagcCGAAGTCGagtgagcgacgacgacggcgcgagacttggcttcttcttaactctttaagagctacaagaagagcaattgtttatatacccaccaaaatccTTTTCTTCTTCCAATACGGGATAATATTTCAagagagggaaacttaaaattttactcaaaaatttcattttccctctgtgagcatctaatttttgacaatatttaacctcacttcttctatgtaaatattttaggggttttaacctacaatttttagctttgttacactttttattataaggtaaaaatacaaaattttaaaaggtgaattattactattactattattttattttattttttatttttaaaataataaaaaaaatccgaaaaatattaaatatttttttttaatttcgggtgagatataaaaaataagaaaaagggaagtatggaataaaaaaataaaagtaaaaagtgggtggaattctcttttaaaaagtaaaagaaagtggaaaattaaaagtaaagttttgtgaaaattttaaaaaaataaaaagtaaagaaagttgaaattaaaaaataaatataaaggtagctgaaaattaaaaaaaattaaagtaaaagaaagtagaatttttataagaaaagcaaaagaaaatggattatttttttaagaaaagtaaaataagtggaatcctcttttaaaagtaaaaaagtcaGATTTTAAATaggataaaagtaattaaagttgaaatttataaaataaaagtaaataaaggtgagatttctttttataaaaaagaaaagcaaattgtaagtgggatttcttttaattaaaaaataataaaatatttttaaaaaaaaatctgaaaaatttcaaaatttttgctataaatagaagagaaaatctGAGGAGAAAAGAGAGGGGAGAATTGAGAgaaacaaatttttttttcttcttctacgctaCGACAATTTCTACTCGTGTTATTCTTTATtcctctttctttcgaaaatttccagcaattcaacaccccaaaacccaacaaaaatacttcaaaacatcCCCTTTTACACGCCAAAGAGTGGTGTTAACAGTCGAGGTCGAGGATTCCGTTGGAGCTCTGTTCACCGGCTTTGATGATCATCTTTGCTTATGCTTGTTCGGCGTTCATCTGAGTTATTGTACATATTCTTGGAGACTCATTTAATTGGAAATCTTGCATTAAAAGGTTTATTCTTCCCTCTAttttttaatcttattttatgtaattttatttatatatctttaaactttataaataataatgtaaatcaATCCTTAAATGTTATATGTTTAATCATGTTTctgaaaatatagtatttaaaCTTGCTAAAAGTTTGGAAGATTTGGATA belongs to Nicotiana tabacum cultivar K326 chromosome 6, ASM71507v2, whole genome shotgun sequence and includes:
- the LOC107806950 gene encoding uncharacterized protein LOC107806950 isoform X1 — protein: MRNYNLGFTPNIVVLGIFIIISIFNIATTSADGICENVDCVKGKCVEGGSFLGMGFDCVCDLGWKKMQLGPISFPACNFPNCTLDFDCGTQAPSPPPSANFSDPCSLVWCGNGKCHVNGTGHYCQCNEGSTQYLNMSALPCLDKCVFGPDCKGVALSPQPTIPPPPSPGHETLSGVVHGPHQSPQSHLSSLNNGACEHVDCGKGKCVEGGGFLGLGFQCVCDPGWTQMQLGPVTFPTCNVPNCTLNLGCGSPSLPSAPAPFNTSDPCSLVLCANGKCEVKGTQHYCQCNEGSENLFDIPTLPCLNKCVFGADCKGVELGGHQLNLVPPPPPGDGSSGDPKDPNSSRSFRALTVLLLFTIFPVLI
- the LOC107806950 gene encoding uncharacterized protein LOC107806950 isoform X2; this encodes MRNYNLGFTPNIVVLGIFIIISIFNIATTSADGICENVDCVKGKCVEGGSFLGMGFDCVCDLGWKKMQLGPISFPACNFPNCTLDFDCGTQAPSPPPSANFSDPCSLVWCGNGKCHVNGTGHYCQCNEGSTQYLNMSALPCLDKCVFGPDCKGVALSPQPTIPPPPSPGHDGACEHVDCGKGKCVEGGGFLGLGFQCVCDPGWTQMQLGPVTFPTCNVPNCTLNLGCGSPSLPSAPAPFNTSDPCSLVLCANGKCEVKGTQHYCQCNEGSENLFDIPTLPCLNKCVFGADCKGVELGGHQLNLVPPPPPGDGSSGDPKDPNSSRSFRALTVLLLFTIFPVLI